A stretch of DNA from Toxotes jaculatrix isolate fToxJac2 chromosome 15, fToxJac2.pri, whole genome shotgun sequence:
aagaaaggaaaaaaatggaaaggaaagaaaaagacaggagacgacaagacaagacaaaacaagagGGGAGACAAGGGGTGACAGAGGACATGATGTAAGAGGTGAGGAAATGAGATTAGAGGAGGTGAGACAAAGTGATATGAGAAGGTGGGAAAGCAGGAAGAGGTGAGTCTTTGTTGCTGTCCGTTACCCTGGTATCATCCAGAGAACCCTGTCATCCATTTAGCCTGTCTgcatgttactgtgtgtgtgtgtcctgtaaaACAGAGACTTCTTTATTACTGTGACTGACTGCATTCTCTTTCTTCTTACACCCAGTGGTGTAAGAAGAAAGAGAATTGAGCctaggtctctctctctctctctctctctctctctctccccctctctctggcCTGGTGAAAGATTTGCATCAGGTCtatgtgagaaaaagagaaagcgaacaagagagagaacagaaaagcaCAACAATGAGAAAACCCCcgaaagaaaacatttcctctGTCCGCCGAgggagctgtgtgtgcagttttaaCAGTGCTGTCAGTCACCACATACAGTAATTCGCTCACAGCAGAATACAGTGAGGAACACAGCGTGTCCTCGGGCCATTTcctgctcactctctcctcctctggtgAAACATCACTGACAGGCTGGGTGGAGGAGCGCAGACAGCACTGTGTCTCGCTTTCCGACAGAAGCTGTCAACACTCTctaataaatgtatgttttctgAGCTAAGGATAGCTGTAACCTCTTCACATTTAAGACATACTGATTTTAAGATTTATGGCAGCAATTACCCAAAAAAGAATGTTGACTAAGAGGAAAGTTATTTACAGTGAAGGCAAGTGGTTGCCCCCTTTGACTGAAAAGGCATGTGAGTGGCTGGTGAGGAGCTTGGGTTTCCTCCAGGTACTTTCAGTTGTACAGGTTCTTCCCATCTGTTCTGTCCTCTGCAGACTCCTCACAATCATGTCATGTTGTGTCTCAGTGTGAACTCTGGGAAGTACCTCAAACTCTGCTAGCCTTCCACTCAATCCCTCCCAGGAAAGCCgagcagacaaagaggaagagaggctgagaaaagagaaaaggaagcagagaaaacaaaggagagtgaaaggagaagacagacagacagacagtaggAGGCAGGGGAGAGGCACGAGGGAGGAAAAGGCAGAGGCCTCTTCCTCCGTGTATTTATACTTCCTTTTGCTCAGCTGTGAGCAGCTTGCCATACTGCTGTGTGCCCCGGCTCTGACCAGGAGGTAACTGCAGAGGGGACGGGGCCCACCCCACCCGGGATACTGGCGATACTGCTTAATACCTGTGTGTCTCTGGATAATGAAAACACCACACCCAGGAGTATTTACTCAGAAAACAGATCACAAAGGCAGATTTATAGGTGTGAATTACCACAGAGCTTCAGTCTCTGACCCCACAGCCACAGATATGAGACTGAGCACTGAACCCTGGGaccatgtgtgtgcacatactgtgTCTACACGCTCCACTGATGCACAGACTGTGgtgtatacaaacacacacacattatgtgGATGCTGGCTCACCCTGGATGACATGTGAGTGCCACTGCTGGATGCCTGTGGAACCGGGGCTCTCGTCTCAAACCTCTGCAGAAAATTCTCCATCGTTCTGCAGTGAATACAGTTACacaaaacatggaaacacacacatacacataatgaAGTAGTATTTGTGTACTCAGACACTCCACAGGCCTGGGATGCTGACAGTCCCACAAGGTTGACCAAGTTTGTTTGTCCCTCTCTGACACTGCTCTCCCCGTCCACAAGCGTCTGATCCGCTGTGCTGTCCCATTCCATCCCCTTTGTCCCATTTCTAAATGTCTTCATTGTTCCTTCAGGTTCAAAAACTGGTCTGAGGTCTCCAGTTCGTATTTATCTTGACAGGCAGCCAGACATGCTACTTGACAAACAATTTCCCTCAGAGTCAGCTATGAATAATATTCCACTAACATCTTCACTGTCAGGGTAATTCATGTAAAGTTATCTCATACGACGCTGCTGCAGAATGTGGCATGAAAACCTTGTGGAGACAGTAGTGTTTAACAAAAGATCCTATCAACGTGCCTTATCTCAATCAGTCCTGTTGCATTGATTTTGAACTTTGCTTGTTACGGCAGTGTCGGTACGGTCTGATGGTTGGTCCACAACTTTGGTCcgaactgaaatatctcaacaactactgggtGGATTGCTGTGAAACTTTGTGCAGATGAACATGCtgccctcaggatgaactgtgaCAACTTTGGTGATGCCTGGCTTTTTTTCAATCCGTCCAAtcctttggtttatgaccaaatatgTGCCAAACTAAACTTTATGGAAGTGCACATCCCGTCTAAGGCCTTCCCAGGAAATCctttttttacaaaaaacagGCGTTAGAGCTGCTTACAAGTTTGTAAAGTTAAACTAGAGGTGAACCTCATGTCGCCTGTCTTCAGGTTTCCCTTGATATTTACAACTAATAGGCtctgttcttcctttttctgcCAACAGAAAGTGCAGCATGATAAAACCCAGTGATAATTATAGGTCAGCAGAGGATCAGACATTGAGCGCTTCCTTTGTAAAGGTCTACAGATTGTGTCATCTGATGCTACATCTATGACTAAGATGCATTGCATGGCAAGAACACAACACggcacacagaaacaacacaataccacacagtgacagtgatgagaCCCAAGTGAACCTGATCCAGGGCTGACCTGAGGTGATCCTGACTGagctgctccctcctcctctgctcctcctgtcGGTGCCTCTCCTCCAGGCGCTCACTCTGCAATGCATTACAGTCAACAGTCACACGACAGCCCACAAACGGATGCATGGCATGCAGCCACCATGCAGGGCctattttttccagcatggatgACTGACATTTATCTCAATGATCACTGTAATAATGTGGCAATGAGTACTGGAAAGACCTGAGTTACCGGTCACAAATTcaacatacatacattacaCAGTAAGCATGGGCTGCAATAACCGCAATAATAATTACAGATTACAGTATTCTGAGCCAGTCTAATTTCAGATATTGGCAGATACTACTACATGCACATTGTTTGCAATGCTACTTGTGCATCTGATATGACAAATATGTAGCATGAACAACTGCCAATTCACATATAACAAACCAATCAATTCTTCAAGAGAATCCTATTTCTCAAAAAGCCTATAAGAGATAAGCCAAAAGGCGTATTTTCCGATATTtatgtgaaaacatttcaattaTCCAGAAATTATCCTGTAACTTGAGTGTATTTGCTGAGTAAAGACAAACATCTTTGTGTCTGAATTTCCTTTTCACATTGAGATTATATTGTTATCATCCTGGCATCTCTGACATGTGCAGTGTGACCATGTGACAGTACAGATGCACCATTAAACAGGGGTGAACCATAGTATACTCAGTCTTTGTGGTTTGAGCACTTAATAATTctaattatgaaaataaataattagaaataaaatataaatacaattaTACGTTCAATTACATTAATAAAATTGCCATGTATCCCAAACTCTCCCAAACCGAAGTGGGTCAGGAGGGATTATTGTTTTTGCCAGTGTCTGGTTAGATCACGTCTGTAGACCACGAAGAGGCTGTTTCACATGCATCTGTTTATTTGCTGGATTACCAGGACATTCCTATGGCTTCACAGAGGTCATGGCGCAACAGGAAAAGGTCTGTGGAGAACCGCTTTGGTCTTCAGCATTAATCACCCTTCCATATTAACTGTGGCAGTCCATTAACCACTATTAGACAGAGCGGGGGCCAGACATGGAGCAGAAcatgtctgaaaacacagtgaggagCTGTCTTTGGCGGCTGGAAACCCACGAGACCATTAATCAGGTAGCTGTCACTGCTTTAATGTTGGGTGTGTGAGCAAAGACTGTGCTCAGGGCCACAGGGACCTTCTACAGCTCAGGTGGATGTTTGTCTCTACTGACATCTAGAGGCTACACATATTATCGCTGAGGGAAGACAAAGTATTGCCGTGCAGTAAAATCCCAGTGTTTAAATGGGGACGCacacctctctgtgtaacacaGACCAGTGCAACACCACCTTTAACTACAACCTCAATTAGAAACATATCATTGAAACAGTGTTAACTTCATAAAGGTTGATGTTATGGCAGAGCTGTTGTATTGGAGGCCATAATGCAATGCAACCGCAAGACAAGTTATCCTCTGAGTGAGTGGTGTAACTCTTTACTGGAAAACTCTCTTGCTCTTTCCACCTACACTCTCAACCAATGGCTGAGTGCAGTGCATTCCTGACACGGGACTCTGGGGTTTGTCAAAAAGCACTCTGGGATTTACAGGAAATCAGTGTGTGGACTGAAATAGAAAGAGATTAGAAGGGCTGGGGGACAGAAGAGAAGCCAAACCAGTCAATTATCACTTCATTGCAAAATACGTCCCCAAAGAGTGTTCAGTGGTATAAAAGTGTTTAATGGGTGATTTTTCTTGTATCTTTATTCTTCGTTTTCAGAGGTAATCAAAACAGATATGGAAGGAGTGATGAGTGATTCACTgaacacatttataaatgttCTTGCTCAGAGGCCAAAGTAcatgttcttgttgttttaatCTTGGTCTcaccttctccctctgttcGGCTTTCATCTTTTGaagcttctcctcctcttcttgtctcttcttcctgtccAGCTCTTCTTGTCTCAGCTTGAAACAACAGgttacattaaatattaaactgtgATTCAGCTGtcacagaaaggaaaagtgCTGACTAATGCTCTGAAATATTTTCCTGCACCTCGGACATGGTTTGTTTTAACACACCGTGTGCTTGTAATATTAGTAAAGTAGCTgtggtaaatgtgtgtgtcagtaccTTCTTCTGCAGTTTGGAGCAACGGAAGTCTGTAAACTGCTTCTGTCTGGCTTCAGCCTGTGTTACATTACCACCTTGATAAATTAAACAACAGATTACACCATATCAGTAAGTAAACATAATAAAGTAAGAATAATGTTATACGAATAGTTGGAGATAATTAGGGCTGACTGCACTTATTGCTCAGAGATGGATGTGATGGGTAGGGAGCATGCTCTGTGTTTACCCAGCCTCTCTGGATTCACGTGCACAGAAgtgactctgtgtgtctctttcaaTCTCTgaagctcctcctcttctttttgagccactacaacaacaaaaacctttgTTACTTGgggaaaaacatttcaaacacataTGACTGTCAAAATAATACACGTAGGAGAGTTGAAAGCAGCAGCAAGAGTGTCAGCTTACTCATTTTCATCTTGCTTCGCTGAGCTGCATTAGGTGGAATCATGGTGAATCCACCTGAGCTGAGAGAAggacataaacacaaagagcTTAGTACTTAAATGGACTGTGGATACTGGAAAACTAACTCAGTGTGTCTGTAGCACCCAGTAGCAAAAAAGTTGGAGCAGAATGCTTGGTTTAGCTACTATTGTTCCAATCAGATATTTTTTGATATAATCCTATTTTGACTGATTTTATAGAGTACTTGGGCAAAGTTCTAACAGACGTTGATGGCAGGATTAAACACAGCTGCAAGTTTGTTGACCCCCTAAGTAATTTTATGGTTGGAAAAACCAGCTTATTTCTATGCTACATTTGAGTTGGGATCTTACCTTTGAATTTAAACTAAAGTTCTGGCTTTTTTGTTACAGTCGTGACCTTGTACTGAATAAATTCAAGCTTCCCCAGCTCAGGGTCACGACCCCAAGAGAAAAATCAGAGAAATAGCttcatttatgttttaaaatgtgatgagtTGCTATAAGTTAAACTACCCATCAGGTAAAAAGCTGTTGAAGTTaactccacctccacctgttccaacattaaaatgctgcttacacgaACCATAAATAATAATCCTAATATGATGCTGCCTTCAAGTGAGTAGGAAAGTAAACTGCTCATGTTGGTTATCACAACATGCTTAATGCTTAGAAATGCATAATAACAGAGTACAGTAGCCAGTGTGCTGTAACTTAAGTGCATGTcttaaaatgaattttatttattaatagagagatagatagcaaaattttattactgtttgaAAGTTATTAGCAaagttgtgtcttttttttatttctggtttGTTTATCGTTTGTGACACAAAGAGTTGGAATTTACGGGAAACAGTGAAAGcaccatttctgtctctctttctaatcacaggaaatgaaagtgaaagtcAACAACAGCAGTTCACCGCTAGCTAAACAAAAATATGTGTTAATACATTACATGTAACGCGCAAAAGGTAAATTCCAGTCAAGTTAGAGATGTAAAgaataaatactgtatttttgcAAATCATTAAAAAGCAACACTATGTCAAATGTCATAGTGATTTTCATCAAACATAACCTCCTTTACTTTACTTACTACTgaggctgtctgtctgtcgctTGTGGATTTCCGCCGTCAGGAGGATTTCTGTTCAGATTATCAGCTGTTTGGTCATTTCCAGACACATTAGGTGTCAGGGGAGTGTCCCTCCTGGAGTTCAGGTGGTTTCTCTGGTGGTGATTAGGATCCATACTTCAGACACTGACAGGCTCAGAGGAAGAAGCTAGGCTGTGCAGTCTTGTTGTTGATCTAATCTCAGTGCTGGTTTtcttttacatggacactacagTCAGGGCACATGAGTCATCTTCTGCCAGATGCATAATTATTCTACCATGAAACCGAGTGGGAGATTTTAATGCAATAGCTCCATctgctggaaaaacagaaaaaacgggaaaatttgctgttgttgttgtcatggtCACACAATACAGTGTAATATTGTGgggttttggattgttggtAAAGTAATGTTAGTGTTACCTTGAGCTCTAGGATATTATAATGGGtggtttcattattttctgatgttttaaagacaaaattattaataaaaaaaactcagatTAATTATAATTATCTTTAGCTTCAGGTCTAATACTTTGTGTCTTTTGCTGTtatatgtgttttgttgtttgtatcatcattgattttacattttgtgtggtGCTGTTCTGTTTGCATTTCATTGTTGACTTTTGCGTTCTGTAAAAGCCCAAACTGAAAACTAAAATAGGATATTAATGCTGACATTGGTTCACACTGTGTACTTGTCCCTacacaaagaaacatgaaagaaaTAATGAACAGTTACATGTAGGATTATTGTACAGCGTACAGATTTAGTCTTTAACGTAGTTGCTATTCTCAGActaatttatttctgttttttgaatGGCTTTGAAAAGTGTCCAAAcctcactgttttattttagaaaatcaCTGGTGTTAAAAGGTGTGAAAGCGTAAGAAGACGAGGTTTGATTAAAGTCTTGTCTTAGTCCAAAAAGACCTTTTTAAGAATACAGGAGTAAAACTTCGGcttcttttctgtttggctAATCGCTAATGTCGCTGACCGACTTAGTGCTCCAATCATACCATTGGTCAGCCGAATACCGCGTGACTGAGGGATGGCGTTATACCATTGGTCTGCTACCCGGGGCTCGGAGTGTCCCCATTGGCTGTTGCTCTTACAAATTGAATTGGCGCGAACAGTTTCGACTGCGTCATGGCGGCGTTGTTTACATGCAGCGTTGGCAATTTATCGCCTTTGTCTCTAGATTTACCTACTTTTCAGACTGTTTGGCGActttttaacaagaaaaaaaaaatgttgtgcaaCTTATCGTAGAAGTATGGCCCCACGAGACCGAGGTcgtgctctctctctgcagcctcacctCTCTGACCGCAGGGCGGCTGACACACACGTGAATgagcttctttctttctaactTATCATTTTACGACCTTATCATTTAACCCGAAGGCAAAAGTAATTGAGCAGTGCTCAAAGAATGGCGCCCATGTATCTTCAAAAACCCCATTTATTATGAGTTATTACATGAGGAATGAACAAACCAACACAGAATTTGATGAAGATATTGTGGCAGGATATGTGCTGATGACAAACttaacagacatgcacacacacaaaggaaggaCAAATAAATACACTTCTTTATCGATGGTGTCTAGTAATGTTAATATGAGTACAAAATCTAAAATCATGTACTGTAGTCTGTTTACCATATATTTAAGTAAGAGTCTGAACCCTTGTTTGATTGCtataaatgactgaaaagtcAGTCCTTATGTGTTTCATGATTCATAACAGTAAAATGTCATGGTATGCATGGTCTCTCCTACCATGCTGAGAGGTTTCATTAGTGAAATACAGGCTGACAGTGCTAATGCAGTGGCAGTAGTACATATGATGTTGCCTGAGGTATGGTTAAAACATTACAAGACGTAGGAGATGACAAGAATCAACCGATGACTTTGACACAAAATGAATAAGGCAGTGAGGGTCTAAAGTCTCTGCTTCAGACTGACTCTGTCCCCTGTCTGGCACAGATCACCAACAAATAccgacacacacataccacccTCACATCAGGGGACCTAGTGCAAATTAGGGTAAACAAGGTCACTGAGCCATCGGGTCATCTGACGAGTGTCATCCCTGGACACAGTTAATGTTTGAGTTGTCTCTTCACTGTCACAAGTATGGCTTTTTGTCTACTAGTGATGCATTAACAGGAATGTTGGCCTACACTGATCACAAGCCTCCATTCCTCTTTCTTGGACAAGGCACCCAGCTTGATCAGAACCCCAAGTTTGGGAAGGACTTGATCTCCCGGAGCCCTGGGCACACTCGTCCCTGCTTCAGTGTTAATTCCAGTAGGTGTGTAgatgtctctgtgtgcatgagCGTGTGTTTGaatgggtttgtgtttgtgtttatctgcagAGGCCGGGAGGTGAGATCACAGTTTGGGCTGGCTGGATAGCTTAATCTTCAGGTTTTCTGCCAACTTATCCAGGAACTCAAAGGTGTTTAAGTAGTCCGCACGTGTCACACtgcaaacagaagaagagaaagtttGACTTTACTTTGGAAGGTACTGACTGTAGTTTTACCGGGCAAGTGCGGCTTATTTTGGGATCGTTGAGGCTATAGTTGCTATCTTGTTTGCATATCAGTGTTACACCAGTAAACTGGTTTAGTGAAGATGTTTATGTGAACACTGTAGCACCTAATGAAGAAACATAAACTGAGCTTTAGATTATGAAGCGACTCACTTTGGCAGTCCTTTGATGCAGATAGCCAGATCTTTGGTCATGAAACCAGCCTCAATGGTCTCGATGCAAACGGCCTCCAGTGCCTCAGAGAACACACGCAGCTCAGCATTGCTGTCCAGCTTCGCCCGGTGGAGCAGGCCCCGCGTCCATGCAAAGATGGAGGCTGTAGAAAACCCATGCACAGTATAAGTACATGCTTTTGTGAACTGATCCTTATGTATTACATCCAATGCAAGATATGTAATATACATAAAGATTATGTTAACAAAACCGTTGTTTTTTGGGGATATGTTTGGCTAGTTGCTGAACGCCCGGGTATATTCAATGTTCTCCTACCTATGGGATTGGTGGAGGTCTCTTTTCCCTGCTGGTGTTGTCTGTAGTGGCGGGTCACTGTGCCGTGGGCAGCCTCAGACTCCACTGTGCGTCCATCAGGACAGATCAGCACACTGGTCATCATACCCAGGGAGCCGTAGCCTGAAACAGAGCCACACAAAATCACATTAACATGAGGAAAAGACAATGGTCTTTTGCAGGAGTCACATTATTGAGAAAGTTTCTACACAGCTCTTCACATATCCAACCTTGTGCCACAGAATCAGACTGTACATCTCCATCGTAGTTCTTGCAGGCCCAAATGAAGCCTCCCTCAGATTTCATGGCCTGGGCCACCATGTCATCTATCAGACGGTGCTCGTACCAGATGCCTTTGGCCTCAAACTGAGCACGGTATTCCCTGGGATACACAACAGGGTGGAAAATACTTCATCTACATCTGGCCAAGTGTGTACTTGCAGTGGTGTGGAGGGGCAGAAGGTCAATCTGTGACTGTGGGTGTTTGTCCTTACTTCTCGTAGATCTCCTGGAAGAGGTCCTTGAAGCGGCCGTCGTACTTCTTCAGGATGGTGTTCTTGGTGCTGAGGTAGAGGGGCCagcctttggacagagccatcTGGAAGGAGCTGTGGGCAAAGTCCCTGATGGACTTATCTGTATTATACATCCCCAAGGCTACACCCCCTGTGCCTGGACAGACATACGGACACAAACATATAAAGTATggtacattcacacacactgtgcaataGCATCACATACAGAGGCACGAACAGAGTGTCCAAAACTTTGTTTGTGTGGGCGTGTTCATTATTTTGGTTGCAGTATAGTATATTTCTTTCTAACTTGGGCAAACACTGAGGAAGGCCTGAAAAGAAATCTCTGTTACCAGTTATTACTCAACCtttaaaaatctatttcagTTCGCTCGGAGTTTGGTTTACAGCGATAAAAccagaacacagcagaaacacacagataagcCACAATGTGACGATGTGaacacaatggaaaatgtgCTTGTTAAAGCTTTTCAGTTATGCCAGTCCATTTAGTTCTATTGACTGACACTCCattacacattttttatttaagactTATGTGAGTATATTTATGATACCAAAGGTGTACTGTCACAGGTTTGAC
This window harbors:
- the epsti1 gene encoding epithelial-stromal interaction protein 1 isoform X2; translated protein: MDPNHHQRNHLNSRRDTPLTPNVSGNDQTADNLNRNPPDGGNPQATDRQPQYSGGFTMIPPNAAQRSKMKMMAQKEEEELQRLKETHRVTSVHVNPERLGGNVTQAEARQKQFTDFRCSKLQKKLRQEELDRKKRQEEEEKLQKMKAEQREKSERLEERHRQEEQRRREQLSQDHLRTMENFLQRFETRAPVPQASSSGTHMSSRSEREKQEKSVREVQLEHKRVNSAFLDRLEGRGRGSEKETKREGVQEAARPCLACEDLTQQLSTTAGQQLPSAHLNPDPHQSCHGWTEETDPEPDYDWALMKLMNSFPDCSNVFLEDILDQCNGDYEQAYKLLSLALS
- the epsti1 gene encoding uncharacterized protein epsti1 isoform X1; this encodes MDPNHHQRNHLNSRRDTPLTPNVSGNDQTADNLNRNPPDGGNPQATDRQPQYSGGFTMIPPNAAQRSKMKMMAQKEEEELQRLKETHRVTSVHVNPERLGGNVTQAEARQKQFTDFRCSKLQKKLRQEELDRKKRQEEEEKLQKMKAEQREKSERLEERHRQEEQRRREQLSQDHLRTMENFLQRFETRAPVPQASSSGTHMSSRRHTGIKQYRQYPGWGGPRPLCSYLLVRAGAHSSMASCSQLSKRKYKYTEEEASAFSSLVPLPCLLLSVCLSSPFTLLCFLCFLFSFLSLSSSLSARLSWEGLSGRLAEFEVLPRVHTETQHDMIVRSLQRTEQMGRTCTTESTWRKPKLLTSHSHAFSVKGGNHLPSL
- the idh1 gene encoding isocitrate dehydrogenase [NADP] cytoplasmic — encoded protein: MSQKIKAGSVVEMQGDEMTRVIWELIKEKLVFPYLELDLHSYDLGMENRDATDDRVTVEAAEAVRRYNVGIKCATITPDEKRVEEFKLKQMWRSPNGTIRNILGGTVFREAIICKNIPRLVPGWVKPIIIGRHAHGDQYKATDFVVPGPGKVEMTYTPTNGEPVKFVVHEFEGTGGVALGMYNTDKSIRDFAHSSFQMALSKGWPLYLSTKNTILKKYDGRFKDLFQEIYEKEYRAQFEAKGIWYEHRLIDDMVAQAMKSEGGFIWACKNYDGDVQSDSVAQGYGSLGMMTSVLICPDGRTVESEAAHGTVTRHYRQHQQGKETSTNPIASIFAWTRGLLHRAKLDSNAELRVFSEALEAVCIETIEAGFMTKDLAICIKGLPNVTRADYLNTFEFLDKLAENLKIKLSSQPKL